CATTACCGATTATTACATCATTACCTAGATATAGAGATGTGTATCAAAGTATTGAAAAAGGCGTTCCCAGAGCTATCAATGATGATCTATTAGTAAATGAGTTATTGAAAATTTATAAATATGATCATATAGCAGCATTAATGGGAATGGAGTGATTTTCTTGATCAAAATGATGCCTATACGAATGCATTTTCTTAGACAGTGGCAAAAACTAGATATGGCTTTTCTTATTATTTTGATTGTAATACTAATTTTATGTGTTATAGGAGGGAATAAACCACTGGTTATTCTCTCCTATTTTTTATTTCTTACAATTGGATTTGTAGGAGCGATCGGTCGGACATGGATAAAAAGAATTGCTTACAAAAGATCCAGAAAAATTGGTCTTAAGCAAATTAGTTTATTTGTTTTTAAAGAGACAGATCAAGAAGTATGGTACGAATTGCACGTTATGGTGCCTGATAAAAAAACTACCCAAATAGGAATACTTAGAGACTACCTTAAAGATCATCTTACATTGTATGAGTTTGGAAAAAGGCATTTAAAAACAGTCTATTTTATAGGAACTTCCCATTCTACTTTTATAAAGGCAAGCGAAAAGGCATGTAAGCAATTAGATTTAGAAATATATGAAAGTAACGAGATACTTGATCCATCAGCAAGAATTTCATCTAGTGAGTGGAAACAAATTCAAAAACGTTTCTTTTCAAGTAGTGGGTTACTGGAAGCTCCGAGTAATTGGAAAACTTTCATTTGCAAAATAAAAAATGAAGAGGAGAGATAATCAGATGTTAGTCACATCAAATCAACAAGTTTTATCTACTGTTCCAATTAAGTTAGAAAATGCAAAAATTGTTAGCCCTGAAACTTTGTTTGGGGAGTTAGCAGAATTAGATATTTCAGTAACAGTAGTTTATATTCTGTATCCTGAACATGAACATTTAATGCCATATTTAAAAAATGTTAAAGTTTACGCACTGGGGAAGAATTTAAACAATATGGAGGAATTTCGATCTGCAATTCGATCTGGTGCAGAAGATTATTTAGACAGACGAGGTTACTTACTTGAGAGGAATCCAGGTGTTGATCCAATATCTAACTCTCGAGAAGAAAATGAAACAATTCGTTTACAGCCTAAAAACAAGAAGCTGTTGGAAGGAGGGATGCCCCAACACGACTCTGTACAAAACAATGAAAGATCTGTTATACAAGTTAAAACAATCGATGCCAGTGAGGAATCCAAAATACAATCGAATATAACTGACACAATTAATTATGCGCGACTTGAAGAATTGCATATAAAACCAACTGGTGGTAGGCAAGTAATTGCTGTTACTTCAAGTAAAGGAGGCATTGGAAAGACGACAGTCTCAATGTCTATAGCTCAACTTTTACATGAAACAAACAAAGGTAGAACTATTATTGTTGATGCAATGTGCCCACATGGTAATGTCTTAACCCGGATGGGTTTCAAAGCAGAAATCAATTTTAAATCATGGGAATCATATATGAAAAGTGGAGTGCAACTGACAGACAAACAAATTTTGCAAAAACTAGTAATTAAACATCCAGATGGAATTTATGTTCTTCCTTGCATACCTTTTGGTTATGAATGCTCAGTTGAATTGATGAATTATATATTGACGAGTCTTGCAAGAGTTTTTGATTTTGTAGTAATTGATATTGGAGTTGAGCGACATGAATTATTAAGTGCGGTTATGACTATTGCGAATAAGACATTATTGGTTGTTGATTATGATATTGCCACTTTAAAAGATAGTAGAGATTACATTAATAGCTGGCAATTACGTCAACTTGACCTAGATAAACTACACGTTATCGTCAATATGGAACCAATAAAGAAAGAAAGAAATGTAATTAACCGTAAAAAGTGCAAGGAGACCCTTTCTGATTTAAGAATAATTGGTTATTTACCTGAAGTAAACGGAATGAGAGCCATACACAATAAGGGAAAATTGATGGTTCAGGAAGATACTAATAATCCATTTTCACAGGAGATGGTAAAGATAATGGGAGAGATTATTCCAGACTATAAGCTAGATAATAAAAAGAAAGGGTTATGGGAAATCTTCTTTGGAAAAAGATAATGAATCTGTAATTAATATGACTATTTAAGGGATGCCTAAATGAGGCATCCTTTTTGAATCTAGCTAAAGAAATATCTACTTAATTTATAAGTGCCATTTAATTAGGAGGAATAGGGGGAACAAATTTTATGAGAATGAGGAATGTCTTGCTAGTTGGTCTCCTTCTTTGTGGACAAAATACAGTTTTTGCTGAAAAAAAAGAAGAGGTAAAAATACCTAAAAAGACAGAGGAATATACCCTCTACGATATTGATGGTAATTTCCTTGATCTATCATTTTGGTATGGTCGCGAAAATATTGAGATCACTATTCAACCACCAAAAGATAAACCAAATAAAGAAGAACCTGAAGTCATAACTATTCCAGTTAAAGAAGGTAGTGGGAATAGTAGAGGTGATAATTCATCCTCTGAAAAAACGGAACTTTTAAATGAAGGAGGCACTAAGATCACCTTTAATCCAGTTACCTATAAAGATACATTGGGTCATTGGGCAGGGAAAGATATTGAGTATATGGTAAGTCTAGGACTATTGAAAGGGTATCCAGATGGAACATTCCGACCGAATAACCCTATATCAAAAGCTGAATTTGCTGCTCTTTTCGAGAGAACTATACAGTACGTAAAAAAGGAAGATATGCCTTTACTCGACCTAACCACTTTTCATGATGTAAACAAAAATGATTGGTTTTATGCTTCTGTTAAGAAGCTTGAAAAAAGAGGTAACATTTCGATTGCAAACTATCCAATAAGAAAATTACAACCTTCAATCACCATTCCAAGGCAAGAAATGGGTCTATGGATTTCAAAAGAAGTCAATCCAACACCAAAGGGATTGAGTTTTACAGATAGTAATCAGATTAAATATAAAGAAGAAGTAAGAAAAGTAGTGGCAGCTCAGTTATTGCAGGGATATCCAGATGGAACATTCCGACCTAATGGAAATACTACCCGAGCTGAAGTTGCAAGTATTCTAGTCAGATGGATTAAACAAAATATTTAGGTGGTGGTAGCAAATGAACGTAATTAGAAAAATCGGAGTTATTGCTCTAGCCATTGTATGTTTGTTATCTTCTTCTACTTTAGATGAGGTACAGGCGGCCTCTCAAACTATCAAATTTGATGAAAGCACAAATCGCACTCCTTCTCAGACTATCACTATAAAAAATCTAAAGAAAGTTAATTCAATAGCAGTAGATAATGGGCAAGTCTCTCATACAGTTAATGGAGAAAAAATAACAATTAATGTTTCTAATGGAACGGCTGTTCGAAGCCTAACTCCAGAAAAAACAGTAAACGAATTTAGAACGAGTTCTTCAAATAGTTTTAGTGGATCGATTTCTTATAACAGTGGAGGTTATTCAGGAAGCCTGACTAAAAAAGGTAGCTCAACGAGTAGATTGGTGAGTGGCTCTTATACCCCAAGCTATTCTAAGTCTGCTTCAGATACCAGGACCAGTAGTTCAGATTCTTTTCCATCTTCAATCTCGTATGACAGTGGAGGATATAAAGGAACTCTTAATAAAAGTGGAAGTGTGATTAAAACACTAGTAAGTGGATCACCAGCCGATACTAAGACTGTTTCTAAAACCCAATCCGCATCAAGTGGAAAGATGAATTCTTGTCTAGAAGCGGAGTGGGATGCGGGAAGGTCGTTTCCTAATTCCATTTCATATAATGAAGGTGGATATAGTGGAACCCTTTCTCGTACTGGCTCAATATCTTTCGGGCAATGCACCCGTTCTGGAAAAAATCCGAACGAATACTGGAGTATGACGGCAAGCGCCAATTATTCGGGACTTGTCACAAAACCTTCCACAGCTGTTTATAGTTATACTCAGTCTTATAGTGGTACCGTAGCTACAGATTCTTACGATAGTCGCGTATACGAATACAAACAAGAATATGAGGGAGAAGTAACCGCAGCAACGATCTATTATTATGCTTATGAAGTTGCTCTAAACTTTACAGCAAATGAAGATCCAGTCATAGCTGATTTAAAAACTGATAAACAGTACGTTTCACTAAATGATGGATTCGATTCATTAGTTGTAACCGGTTCAATTTCTGATCCAGATGATCATAAGGTAGAGGTTACTGCTACAGTTGATCATATTTCAAAAAAACTAACCTTTACTAATACTAGGACACCTAAACCATTCACTTTTAAGTTTGATAAAGCCGATATCGAGGACCTATCAGAAGGCATTAAGACGATAGTCATTACGGCTGAAGATATTGAGGGAGGAAAAAAAGTAGATTCTTCCCAGAAGGTCACTGTTGATAAAACACCACCTCTAGAACCGACGATAACCGAGGAGCCACCTGGATATTCAGATACCAAAACTATTACAATCACTTTTTCTACAGATTCTATCAAAAAAGAGTATCAAATAGACAAGGATGCTTGGGAAAACTACAAAATTCCTTTTAAAATGACCAAAAATGCTGTAATCAAAGCAAAAGCAACAGATCTTGCAGGAAATGTAAGTATCTCAGAGCATGAAATAACTAAAATTTCACCGCCTAATCCTGTAGGTATTGTGTCAGGAGTTTCAACTACCGGATTTACTATTACGGACACACAACAGTATGTATTCCCAGTGGAGTATCAATTTGAGTTATATAAGGAGGGAGAGAGAGAACCTATTATGACTTTCCCTGGAAAGGATAAATGGCAGGATGAGGTTAAGTATACGTTTACCAATCTTAATGTAAATACGAAGTATCAAGGAAAGATTAAGGTTCGTTTTAAGTAGATAGCGTGTTCCGAGTAGCAGCCCTTAACTGGTCTTTCTAGATAAATAGCGTTGGGTTAATCTTATCAGTTCATAAAAATAAAATTAGAAAAAATCAGGAGAGGAAGATTTAACTTGAGGAAATTTTTAAAGAAATTCTTTGTGTCACTGACTGCCCTAAGTGTAGTAGCAGTCGGACCGAGCCTTACTGGGGCATCATTAGCACTAGATCCAGTAAGGGCTGAAGAAGTCAAACCGGAGGAGATAGATCTAGACAGAATATTTGGGGATATTAGCGTAGAGAGAGCTGGTATTGTGAATACTTTTGATAGAGAATACAGCGATCAACATACTACTTTAAGGACTTTCATGACTAAAGAAAATAGTACACTCTCTTCATTTGTAAATAAAAATAAAACTGGGAATAGATTTTACTTGGCTAACATTTTAAATGAAAAAAATGCTAACAGTGAAGGAATAGTAGAGTTGAAATTGAAAGTCTCTCTTAATGGTGAGACTACTCAAAGATCTAGGGATATATTCATAGATTTGAATAAAGAATACTACCCTACATTAAAAACTGTTTTAGGGGACAAGGATGTAAAACAAGGAGAGTTTGTACTTTTAGGTGGAACGCTTTGGAACGTATTTGGGAAGAATTATTTAAAAACAGCTTACCCAGCTAAAAAGGGTGCTTCTTTTGAAAATTCCCCGAATATGCTATTTACCCCTAATGTTTCTGGTACAGTGGGACATTATTTGAATTCGGATTTTCTAAACTCCTTTGATGATGAAGAGAAATCCTATTTGGTAGATAGAAGATGGGAGATAAAAAATAGACTTGGGAACACTCTAGCTACCCCTAAAGCTTATGTAGGAATGCCTTCATTCGAAGAAGCTATGGACTACAATTTAAGTTACAAATTTTCGGGATCAGAGCGAATGGGGTTGATGAGTCCAAACAATAGTTTACTCCAATATAATGAGACTTTGGACTATGCTTCTTCAACTCCCTTTAATGTATATGCCACTGTGGAACTTAAAGAAAATACCATAGTGGAGGGAGAAGGAACTCAAGCCAATCCTTATAGGGTTGTTTCAGTAGGAGATGAGACACCTTCCATAGACCCTCCTAAGAATTTGAAAGCTCTTTCTAATGATTTCAGTATAGACGTATCTTGGGATGCTAAACCGGATCATTCGTACACTTTAAAATCAAATGGTACAGTAATTTATTCCGGTAAGGATAGTAATTATAAGTACATTACTAATTCTCCTGACACCGAATATAAGCTGTCTTTAACTGCAACAAATAAAGATATTACTAGTGCTCCAACAGAATTAATAAGTAAAACATTACCGCAACAACAAGTAGAAACTCCAAAGAACTTAAAATTGACTTCTAAAACGAAAGATACACTTTCCTTCCTATGGGATAAAGTTGATAATGCAGGGGTATACAACCTAAAGTTAAACGGAGAAGTTAAATATTCTGGTCCATTGAAAGATCAGACTCCTATTGTTATCGGAAACTTAACCCCAAATACCGATTATTCGGTTGAACTAATAGCTATAGGATTTGATAATAAAAAAGAAAGTTTCCCAGCTTCTATGATTGTTAAAACAGATAAGGATGAAGAAGCAGGAGAAGTACCTGTTAAACCTGAAAATTTCTTAGCTAGTAAGATACAACCGTATTCTGTAACTCTACGGTGGAATCAATCAGAGGGTGCTGATGAGTATGTTGTAACCCGTGATGATGGCCTAATTGTCTATTCAGGAAAATTGACAATCTTTAAAGATGAGCACACAGGCCCTGGTGAAACATACAAATATACTTTAACAGCAAAAAACAAACATGGAGTGAGTGTAGCAACTAATTATGAGGTTACTACTCCAGAAGATATTAAAATCGAACCACCTACAGCACCGGAAGTTGGACCTACTACAGTATCATTTGATTTCAAGGAAGTAAGTGGAGCAAAGGCATACGGGGTAGATCGTAACCCTAGCTGGTCATACAAGCCTAATGGTGATGGTACTTATCATGTGAATTACGTCAACACCGTAACTGGAGAAAAAAGAGACTTAGGAAATATGAAGCCTAATAGTTCAGGAGAAATTCCATTCACTGAGGATGGTCTAGAACCTGGGGGGAATTACCATTATTCAGTTGTAGCTTATTTAGAAGACGGTCCTAATGGGGAAATAGTAACTACTGAGCCAATCGAAGTGGATGTCAAAACACCAGAGGATAACGGAAACGGAGGAGATCAGGGAACTACAAATCCTACTGATCCAAATGGCAATGGAAACGGTAATGGAGGAACAAATCCACCAGTAAAACCTGAACCACCAGTGACACCTGAGCCACCAGTGACACCTGAACCACCAGTGACACCTGAACCACCAGTGACACCTGAACCACCAGTGACACCTGAACCACCAGTGACACCTGAACCACCAGTGACACCTGAACCACCAGTGACACCTGAGCCACCAGTGACACCTGAGCCACCAGTGACACCTGAACCACCAGTAAAACCTGAACCACCAGTAAAACCTGAACCACCAGTAAAACCTGAACCTGATAACAAAGAAAAAGATATCTTCGCTTCTAAAATTACATCATCTTTTGGAGATTTAGATCCTAAGTTTAAGAAAAATAGATTTAAATATGAAATAGTAGTTCCATTCGAAGAGAAAGATATTAAGTTTAAAGTAAAAACTGACGTAAAGAAACCAACGATTAAAGTCGATGGAAAGAAAGCAAAGGAGAATGAATTCTCTGATGAAGTTAGATTAGATGAGGGTAGAAATACGATAAAGATAACTATAGAAGATAAAGATGACAATGAGGCTAAATATACTATTACTGTATTTAGGGAAGAAGATAAGAGACCTAAATCAAATACTTCTGGTCAGGTAGTCAACTCTAATAATTCTGTAGTTACATTACCTACTAAGCCTTCTGTAAGCAACTTAAGCAGTAATCAATTGCTAGGTAGACAAGCAGGGCACATCTCATTGGAAGAGACAGTAGAAATGAAATCAGGTTCCAATGAGATCCAACTATCTTTAACCGATTCTTCAAAAGTTAGTAAAATCAAGTCAGAGGGAAAAGAACTTAGAGGCTACTACTGGAATAACTACTTTAATAAATGGGTAGCTCTTCCAACTCAAGTAAATTACAATGGGGGAATTGCAACTGCTACGGTAACGACTACATCCCCATCTCCTACTTGGTATGCTTTATTTGCGGTTAAACAACCTAGTTTTACCGATACATCTAGTCATTGGGCTAAGAATGCTATTGATCGTTTAACTGGAGTCGGTATTTTTGAGGGTTATGATGTTAAGAAAGGTTATAGCTCTTACATCTACAAGCCTAATAATAAGATTTCCAGAGCTGAATTGGCTACAACATTATCGAGAATTCTAGGAGTATCTGTTAAGCCAGAGGATTACACGCTTTATACTGTACTTAGTAAGCTATCTTCTCAAGAAGAG
This portion of the Brevibacillus laterosporus genome encodes:
- a CDS encoding S-layer homology domain-containing protein is translated as MRMRNVLLVGLLLCGQNTVFAEKKEEVKIPKKTEEYTLYDIDGNFLDLSFWYGRENIEITIQPPKDKPNKEEPEVITIPVKEGSGNSRGDNSSSEKTELLNEGGTKITFNPVTYKDTLGHWAGKDIEYMVSLGLLKGYPDGTFRPNNPISKAEFAALFERTIQYVKKEDMPLLDLTTFHDVNKNDWFYASVKKLEKRGNISIANYPIRKLQPSITIPRQEMGLWISKEVNPTPKGLSFTDSNQIKYKEEVRKVVAAQLLQGYPDGTFRPNGNTTRAEVASILVRWIKQNI